A single genomic interval of Brevundimonas diminuta harbors:
- a CDS encoding capsular biosynthesis protein — protein MVDVRSSSRVLSARRRRRYRLRADDVRPSVSMRLRTAAVPQPTVASAFPATRQGGRHGLSGRRFLIVSAPFGSFGAALASVLESRGAVVNRMIFNAGDAMNWRRPGGLVFKNTAKSWSDGLAHIVADFSDVIVFGEAGTYNRAVLAAADTLNARVWVLENGYFRPDWVTVERNGVNGSSALPRFRDGYPEPAPKFLEPVAVGKILPHHVANISAYHTVQVAGKAFFPNYTAPYVFSPLKQCLGHIRRYVSLAFRRPENCDADIIRAKGEFFIACLQREGDAQLLRYSRYADNRAFLTAVIASFAAKAPLETRLVVKNHPLDPGLVNLRAVTMRLAEMHGLARRVDFIDGGNLAALCRTSLGMVVNNSSAALSALGFHTPVKVLGDAFFDFEGLTDQKPLDVFWSDPEAPDSRLFTRFRAHVIAQSQVNGNYHEPHAIIPTANGIADVFERATD, from the coding sequence ATGGTGGACGTGCGTTCGTCTTCTCGAGTTCTGTCGGCGCGGCGTCGTCGCCGTTATCGATTAAGGGCAGATGACGTTCGGCCCAGCGTATCTATGCGGCTGCGTACAGCTGCGGTTCCTCAGCCAACGGTCGCCTCTGCATTCCCCGCGACACGACAAGGTGGTCGACATGGCCTGTCGGGCCGTCGTTTCCTGATCGTTTCCGCACCATTCGGATCGTTTGGAGCCGCACTGGCCTCGGTGCTCGAATCGCGCGGCGCGGTCGTCAATCGCATGATCTTCAACGCCGGCGATGCGATGAACTGGCGCAGACCGGGCGGATTGGTCTTCAAGAATACGGCGAAATCCTGGTCCGATGGTCTGGCGCACATCGTCGCGGATTTCAGCGACGTCATCGTCTTTGGCGAGGCCGGCACCTACAACCGCGCGGTTCTGGCGGCGGCCGACACCCTGAACGCTCGTGTCTGGGTTCTGGAAAACGGCTATTTTCGTCCTGATTGGGTCACGGTCGAGCGCAATGGCGTAAACGGCTCCAGCGCGCTGCCACGCTTCCGCGACGGATATCCCGAACCGGCGCCGAAGTTTCTGGAACCCGTCGCAGTCGGGAAGATACTGCCGCACCACGTCGCCAACATCAGCGCCTATCATACGGTGCAGGTCGCGGGAAAAGCGTTCTTCCCAAACTATACCGCGCCTTACGTGTTTTCCCCCCTGAAGCAGTGCCTGGGCCATATCCGGCGCTACGTCAGCTTGGCGTTCCGCCGGCCCGAGAATTGCGATGCCGACATCATAAGGGCCAAGGGCGAGTTTTTCATCGCCTGCCTGCAACGGGAAGGCGACGCGCAACTGCTGCGTTATTCGCGATATGCCGACAACCGCGCCTTCCTGACAGCCGTCATCGCCAGCTTCGCCGCCAAAGCGCCGCTTGAGACGCGTCTTGTTGTCAAGAATCATCCGCTTGATCCTGGCCTAGTCAATCTTCGCGCTGTGACGATGCGGCTTGCTGAGATGCATGGCTTGGCTCGACGTGTCGATTTCATCGATGGCGGTAATCTGGCGGCTCTATGTCGGACGTCGTTAGGGATGGTCGTCAACAACTCGAGCGCCGCCTTATCGGCTTTAGGGTTCCATACGCCGGTCAAGGTGCTGGGAGACGCCTTCTTCGATTTCGAGGGATTGACCGATCAGAAGCCGCTGGACGTCTTCTGGAGTGATCCCGAGGCCCCGGACAGCAGGCTGTTCACGCGCTTCCGCGCTCACGTGATCGCCCAAAGCCAGGTGAACGGCAACTATCACGAGCCCCATGCGATCATTCCGACCGCCAACGGGATCGCCGACGTGTTCGAACGCGCGACGGACTAG
- a CDS encoding OmpA family protein has translation MKLKLLASVAAAGLFAAGAASAEPNGWYGAIDAGYHMIDDINAESSTTGANWNWEVNDGWAAFARLGYRFNPNWRVELEGGYRSGDIGTVRAVSGTQGLCNLTPATGGCFSPEGDIESATLMANVIYDFGFEYWGVRPFVGLGAGVNRVDTNTIGALRANRLATFAADDTSTKFAAQAIAGLAWAIGDRANIDLTYRYLTGDANFASTTAGTGVGATQFGEWDGDYDQSHTVTLGLRYSFGAEDAPPPPPPPPPPPPPPPPPPPPPPPVAQTPMPRQFVVYFDWDRSDLTAEARSVVTQAANYAKSGRPTRVLIVGYTDTSGSAAYNLGLSNRRSRTVADALVASGVNGGVIALDGKGETNLAKPTADGVREPLNRRATIDINF, from the coding sequence ATGAAGCTTAAACTTCTCGCCTCTGTCGCCGCAGCCGGGCTGTTCGCAGCCGGCGCCGCATCGGCAGAACCCAATGGCTGGTACGGCGCCATCGACGCCGGCTACCACATGATCGACGATATCAACGCTGAATCGTCCACGACCGGCGCCAACTGGAACTGGGAAGTGAACGACGGCTGGGCGGCGTTCGCTCGCCTTGGCTACCGCTTCAACCCGAACTGGCGCGTTGAACTGGAAGGCGGCTACCGCTCGGGCGACATCGGCACCGTGCGCGCTGTCTCGGGCACGCAGGGCCTGTGCAACCTGACCCCGGCGACGGGCGGCTGCTTCTCGCCCGAAGGCGACATCGAATCCGCCACCCTGATGGCCAACGTCATCTATGACTTCGGCTTCGAATACTGGGGCGTTCGTCCGTTCGTCGGCCTCGGCGCCGGTGTGAACCGCGTCGACACCAACACGATCGGCGCCCTGCGCGCCAACCGTCTGGCCACCTTCGCCGCTGACGACACCTCGACCAAGTTCGCCGCTCAGGCGATCGCCGGTCTGGCCTGGGCCATCGGCGACCGCGCCAACATCGACCTGACCTACCGCTACCTGACGGGCGACGCCAACTTCGCCTCGACGACGGCCGGTACGGGCGTGGGCGCCACGCAGTTCGGCGAATGGGACGGCGACTACGACCAGTCGCACACCGTGACGCTGGGTCTGCGCTACAGCTTCGGTGCGGAAGATGCTCCCCCGCCGCCGCCGCCTCCCCCGCCCCCGCCCCCGCCGCCTCCTCCGCCCCCGCCGCCGCCTCCGCCGGTCGCTCAGACCCCGATGCCTCGTCAGTTCGTCGTCTACTTCGACTGGGATCGCTCGGACCTGACCGCAGAAGCCCGCTCGGTGGTGACGCAGGCCGCCAACTACGCCAAGTCGGGTCGTCCGACGCGCGTCCTGATCGTCGGCTACACCGACACCTCGGGTTCGGCCGCCTATAACCTGGGTCTGTCCAACCGTCGTTCGCGCACCGTCGCTGACGCGCTGGTCGCCTCGGGCGTCAATGGCGGCGTGATCGCCCTCGACGGCAAGGGCGAAACCAACCTGGCCAAGCCGACCGCCGACGGTGTGCGCGAACCGCTCAACCGCCGCGCGACCATCGACATCAACTTCTAA
- a CDS encoding TonB-dependent receptor: protein MTFRKLAYGASAVAIMMSASTAVYAQETTGGISGAVYDAAGAPVAGATVTVTHEPSGTTSTTVTDQNGSFSSRGLRVGGPYTVRSTSSAGDAVAQVATIGIGTPASVELVVAGAADSAAQVADVVVTGVRSGGLRTSPRSNLNLADIETLPSIGRDIKDIVRTTPFATVDPTNNDALSIGGQNTRFNAILIDGVRQNDDFGLNQNGYPTLGSPISRSVIQAVSVDVAPYGVQYGSFTGGVVNSVTKSGGNDFHGELFYEKTDQDLRGETFSYEDFVTGQRQNRSVVGEFEEKTWGATLSGPIIKDRLFFLLNYEKFESATPVLSGPQGAGLPNEAQGITQAQIDQVRQIATTVYGYDPLDWRAGALETYDEKYFAKLDWNINDRHRAVVSYQQTEGSDLRLNNTTTSGNNISVGLLSSAYEIVTNLKAYKAQLFSDWTDRFSTEFSFTRKEVENISQGLAGNDFAAMQVYLDSPYGAQTGVRRSIRFGPERSRHANALTVDTTQYRFVGKYDAGFGHRFTAGIEREEQDIFNLFVQVANAEYEFDSIASFQARQAASIGYSNAATNNKADGAASFKYAQNSFYFQDEWTATPNLTVTAGLRYDLYTSDDKPLLNPGFVQRFGFGNDKNLDGVGILQPRFAFNWRAPWDVTVYGGFGRFQGGSPNVWISNSYSNPGNLIGSFQCKISSTYQSQFASAFPVCSAAQQAALTNVDGLAVKPVAQTAVTASANQGTGNINLIDPAFKTPSIWKTSIGATKAFDLSRFRMGEGWNLTAEYVHSELQDAIGWVDLSLARTQNGTAPDGRPVFGPNPTRAGQQVLMMTNFNGGQTDQFAVALGKDWYDGLLEGAGFNLSYTYLDVTDRSPATSSTASSNYGNIALSDPNDPTLTTSNYEIEHALKLNVSYSRAFFGDYRTRINMYAQRRSGLPFSYTFGTSPASLVGEYVTTQRQLLYVPQVDSSGNVTATSDPLVRYGSTTSGGVTTPFDLAAFNAFLKRTGLIDYAGSIAPRNAFKSPYVTTVDMHIEQELPAFFPGGAKLVGYMDIENLGNLLNDEWGVIQQIAFPYTSNNITATRTGNQFYTYNSFQDRTPATFGTNSVWQIKVGVRYSF from the coding sequence ATGACCTTCCGCAAACTGGCGTACGGCGCTTCGGCCGTCGCCATCATGATGTCCGCCTCGACGGCGGTGTATGCCCAAGAAACCACGGGCGGCATCTCGGGCGCTGTCTATGACGCGGCCGGCGCGCCGGTCGCGGGCGCGACCGTGACGGTGACCCACGAGCCGTCGGGCACCACTTCGACGACCGTTACGGATCAGAACGGCTCGTTCTCGTCGCGCGGTCTGCGCGTCGGCGGCCCGTATACGGTTCGCAGCACCTCGTCGGCGGGCGATGCGGTCGCCCAGGTCGCGACCATCGGTATCGGCACTCCGGCATCGGTTGAGCTGGTTGTCGCCGGTGCTGCGGACAGCGCCGCCCAAGTCGCCGATGTCGTGGTTACGGGCGTCCGCTCCGGCGGTCTGCGCACCTCGCCGCGCAGCAACCTGAACCTGGCGGACATCGAGACGCTTCCGTCGATCGGTCGCGACATCAAGGACATTGTTCGCACCACCCCGTTCGCCACGGTGGATCCCACCAACAACGACGCCCTGTCGATCGGCGGCCAGAACACGCGTTTCAACGCCATCCTGATCGACGGCGTGCGCCAGAACGACGATTTTGGGCTGAACCAGAACGGCTATCCCACGCTCGGTTCGCCGATCTCGCGTTCGGTCATCCAGGCGGTCAGCGTCGATGTGGCGCCTTACGGCGTTCAATACGGCTCCTTCACCGGCGGCGTGGTCAATTCGGTCACCAAGTCCGGCGGCAACGACTTCCACGGTGAACTCTTCTACGAGAAGACCGACCAGGACCTGCGCGGCGAAACCTTCAGCTACGAAGACTTCGTCACCGGCCAACGTCAGAACCGCTCGGTTGTCGGCGAGTTCGAAGAAAAGACCTGGGGCGCCACGCTCAGCGGTCCGATCATCAAGGACCGCCTGTTCTTCCTGCTGAACTACGAAAAGTTCGAGAGCGCCACGCCCGTTCTGTCCGGCCCGCAAGGCGCCGGCCTGCCCAACGAGGCACAGGGCATCACCCAGGCTCAGATTGATCAGGTTCGTCAGATCGCCACGACCGTCTATGGCTATGATCCGCTGGACTGGCGTGCGGGCGCGCTAGAAACCTATGACGAGAAGTACTTCGCCAAGCTGGACTGGAACATCAACGATCGCCATCGCGCCGTCGTCTCCTACCAGCAGACCGAAGGCAGCGACCTGCGCCTGAACAATACGACGACCAGTGGCAACAACATCTCGGTCGGTCTGCTGTCCTCGGCCTATGAGATCGTCACGAACCTGAAGGCCTACAAGGCTCAGCTGTTCTCCGACTGGACCGACCGTTTCTCGACCGAGTTTTCCTTCACGCGCAAGGAAGTCGAAAACATCTCGCAGGGCTTGGCCGGCAACGACTTCGCCGCCATGCAGGTCTATCTGGACTCCCCCTACGGCGCTCAAACCGGCGTTCGTCGCTCGATCCGCTTCGGACCGGAGCGCTCGCGCCACGCCAACGCCCTGACGGTCGACACGACGCAGTACCGCTTCGTCGGCAAGTATGACGCCGGCTTCGGCCACCGCTTCACGGCGGGCATCGAGCGTGAAGAACAGGATATCTTCAACCTGTTCGTGCAGGTCGCGAACGCTGAATACGAGTTCGACTCGATCGCCAGCTTCCAGGCGCGTCAGGCCGCCTCGATCGGCTATTCGAACGCCGCCACGAACAACAAGGCCGATGGCGCCGCCTCGTTCAAATACGCCCAGAACAGCTTCTACTTCCAGGACGAGTGGACGGCGACGCCGAACCTGACGGTCACGGCCGGCCTGCGCTACGACCTCTATACGTCGGATGACAAGCCGCTCCTGAACCCCGGGTTCGTCCAACGCTTCGGCTTTGGCAACGACAAGAACCTGGACGGCGTCGGCATTCTGCAGCCGCGCTTCGCCTTCAACTGGCGCGCGCCGTGGGATGTGACGGTGTATGGCGGCTTCGGTCGCTTCCAGGGCGGTTCGCCGAACGTCTGGATCTCGAACTCCTATTCGAACCCCGGCAACCTGATCGGCTCGTTCCAGTGCAAGATCAGCTCGACGTATCAATCCCAGTTCGCATCCGCCTTCCCCGTCTGCTCCGCCGCGCAGCAGGCCGCGTTGACGAACGTCGATGGTCTGGCCGTCAAGCCTGTCGCTCAGACGGCCGTGACCGCCAGCGCCAATCAGGGCACCGGCAACATCAATCTGATCGATCCGGCCTTCAAGACGCCTTCGATCTGGAAGACCTCGATCGGCGCGACCAAGGCGTTCGATCTCAGCCGCTTCCGTATGGGTGAAGGCTGGAACCTGACGGCCGAATATGTGCACTCGGAACTGCAGGACGCGATCGGTTGGGTCGATCTGTCGCTGGCGCGCACCCAGAACGGCACGGCCCCTGACGGTCGCCCGGTCTTCGGTCCGAACCCGACCCGTGCCGGTCAACAGGTTCTGATGATGACCAACTTCAATGGCGGCCAGACGGATCAGTTCGCTGTCGCTCTGGGCAAGGACTGGTACGACGGTCTGCTGGAAGGTGCGGGCTTCAACCTGTCCTACACCTACCTGGATGTAACCGACCGTTCGCCGGCGACGTCGTCCACCGCCAGCTCCAACTACGGCAACATCGCCCTGTCGGACCCGAACGACCCGACCCTGACGACCTCGAACTATGAAATCGAGCATGCGCTGAAGTTGAACGTCAGCTATTCGCGCGCCTTCTTCGGCGACTACCGCACGCGCATCAACATGTATGCGCAACGCCGTTCGGGCCTGCCGTTCAGCTACACCTTCGGCACCAGCCCGGCGTCGCTTGTCGGCGAATACGTCACCACCCAGCGCCAGCTGCTCTACGTCCCGCAAGTCGACTCCAGCGGCAACGTGACGGCGACCAGCGACCCGCTGGTGCGTTACGGCTCGACCACCTCGGGCGGCGTGACGACGCCGTTCGACCTGGCCGCATTCAACGCCTTCCTCAAGCGCACGGGTCTGATCGACTATGCGGGTTCGATCGCCCCGCGTAACGCCTTCAAGTCGCCCTATGTGACCACCGTCGATATGCACATCGAGCAGGAACTGCCGGCCTTCTTCCCCGGCGGCGCCAAGCTGGTCGGCTATATGGACATCGAAAACCTGGGCAACCTGCTGAACGACGAGTGGGGCGTGATCCAACAGATCGCCTTCCCCTATACGTCGAACAACATCACGGCGACGCGCACGGGCAACCAGTTCTATACCTACAACAGCTTCCAGGACCGTACGCCGGCAACCTTCGGCACGAACTCGGTCTGGCAAATCAAGGTCGGCGTCCGCTATTCGTTCTAA
- a CDS encoding agmatine deiminase family protein → MTDPTAAAIPAEWAPHRAMWVGWPSHAEYWFEALEQAQDEVEGLVRALAGPGHEHVKLMVGKAEVLADAQQRFAGVANVEVVPGEFGDVWLRDTGPIFGAGSKTAAAFKFNGWGGKYDMPGDDLVAGQIGRHAGVDLTWNDFVMEGGSLDHDGEGTVLTTRQCLLNPNRNPAWNQDEAVAAAALEKAVGAKVVVWLGDGLLNDHTDGHVDNLARFVAPGVVACPVAWGTNDVNADVYDATARDLAAVTDAAGRRLKVVRIPSPGLVLDEDERPIPASHMNFLIANGAVIVPTYGDARAADMACQALKDAFPDREIIPLPSNAILTGGGSFHCISQQEPA, encoded by the coding sequence ATGACCGATCCGACTGCTGCCGCCATCCCCGCCGAATGGGCGCCGCACCGCGCCATGTGGGTGGGCTGGCCCAGCCATGCGGAATACTGGTTCGAGGCGCTGGAGCAGGCGCAGGACGAGGTCGAGGGTCTGGTGCGGGCCCTGGCCGGTCCGGGTCACGAGCACGTCAAGCTGATGGTCGGCAAGGCCGAGGTCCTGGCCGACGCCCAGCAGCGCTTTGCGGGTGTGGCCAATGTCGAGGTCGTGCCCGGCGAGTTCGGCGACGTCTGGCTGCGCGACACCGGGCCGATCTTTGGCGCGGGATCCAAAACGGCGGCGGCGTTCAAGTTTAACGGCTGGGGCGGCAAATACGACATGCCGGGCGACGACCTGGTCGCGGGCCAGATTGGCCGACATGCGGGCGTTGACCTGACCTGGAACGACTTTGTCATGGAAGGCGGGTCGCTGGATCACGACGGGGAGGGAACGGTCCTGACCACGCGCCAGTGCCTGCTGAACCCGAACCGCAATCCGGCCTGGAACCAGGACGAGGCTGTCGCGGCGGCGGCGCTGGAGAAGGCGGTCGGCGCCAAGGTGGTGGTGTGGCTGGGCGACGGTTTGTTGAACGATCACACCGATGGGCACGTCGACAACCTGGCGCGGTTCGTCGCGCCGGGCGTGGTCGCCTGCCCGGTCGCCTGGGGGACGAATGACGTCAACGCCGACGTCTATGACGCGACGGCGCGCGATCTGGCCGCCGTGACCGATGCGGCGGGCCGGCGGCTGAAGGTCGTGCGCATCCCGTCGCCGGGCCTGGTGCTGGACGAAGACGAACGCCCGATCCCGGCCAGCCACATGAACTTCCTGATCGCCAATGGCGCGGTGATCGTGCCCACCTATGGCGATGCGCGCGCCGCCGACATGGCCTGTCAGGCGTTGAAGGACGCCTTC